The DNA segment atcacccatgaatattttattcaagaattttactcaatttCCTAAGTTTTCAACAACTAACATatccttaattcaacccaatttaatattcacatatttaaacctccatcctcaagcttcaatcaatcatataaaatttaaacatcttaattttaaataatcttatatgcccatatgctaaaaatctaactaaaatccatccatatttctcaaaaatattctacaatcactcaaaaattcaactaacaccatagaatatctccaaataattttactttcatcatatatttttcttagaatttttctccaatttttttctgtttaagaaatactgtatttatgctccacagacagcgaAATAATGTAaatagtcttacccgaagtttatctgtgtctcaaaaatttcaaaaatttacgaGGAAGCCTctagaagttgaatcatctccatagcccaccggagccaccacGAACCATCACAAGACGCTGTTTGGCCacggcgacatttgccggatctgatcataccaccatgttcctctcctcttcctcagtccatatgtggtctcggatcgtcgatccaacggtcggatcgtcgtagatctgacgaaaaagcttgaaaaacccgaaacttctctcctccatatcacactcatccgacctccatttgcttcaaaattagtatcaaaagaaagctctcggaacaagctttccaaggccatcggaatcgcctcgatcggacgtcggacaaagccggaatcgcgccggaaagccgctacccactgtgcgcgcattttctctctcctctccctctcttgccgcttcGTGGCTCTGCCGTCACGGAGGGTTGCCGCCGTGGGGAACTGCTGACGTCGTACCGGTcacggagaaagaaagaagaagaagagagggaaggagagggaaagaagagaaatggggggggggggggggggggcggggcCGCCCGATTTTTGAgtcccattttctttttttttttaaaattaaatgttggcagtgacagtggatttccactgtcacacgccaacctCAAAtcaatcaatattttttttttttttctgtttttctAGGTTGTTACACATACACACTAACACTTTCCACCACCATTCCCCTATCCATGAAAATCTTGAATTTCACCAGAATATTCCATCAACGATAGAAATTCCGTGCGGGTGTTACACAAGGGTCCGTGTGGATCGATTAAAGGGCCAACATTTGAAGATCTACTACCTAGAGGGAGGAATTGTGATTTTGCACCTCAAGGGTAAATCTCTAACCTTAGCTTAGGTTTTCCTTCTTCTTGTTTCTTAACAACAAAATTGGGTTAGATGGTCAATAAATTTTGTGTAATTGACAACCGGGAAAAAATTTTACAGTATGATAATTttgtaattactttattattatgtaatttttgaattgtttattaaattaaaatataatttaattaataaagttatttttttagtataaaattttaattaaaaataaatataaaatatattttatacaataaataaaaaatatttaaatttaatatttaaataaatagattattttgttaatcaaataaaattttagataATATATTGTAATTTACTATTactttcataaatttaatttaatccctttaattataataataataattaattaaatttccaTTATAAGACacataaaaaaaatttgattataattatgaagagtctaaaaattttaattttttttatccaatAACCTTTATTTTATATGGAAGCGATAACAAAAGACGGTGCAAATGAAACCATAGACAAAAGTTTAACGGAACATTTGGGCTTTGGCCCAAAATAATGGTGATGGAGAAGAAAATCGTTTATACCCCGAAGTGGAGACTGGAGATGGCAGATCGGAAAGACACCCAGAAGAAAAGAATGGCTGTCTTTGCCATGAGTTCTCCCTCTCCAGTCCTGCCTTCATTTTGTGTTTCGTTACCTTCATCAACTAAGGCTTTTGCTACTTTTCCAGGTATCTTTCTTATCTTCTCTGCTTCACACATGCGCTTGCGGgaaataatgatatttaaaagaagaagaaaaaaaaaaaaaaagagagaaacgtACCATAACCCACTTGTGATATTGATTGCATTTTCACACAGTATACTGGTTTGGGCCAATTTTAGCTTGAACACTGTGCAATCTTTGGTTGGTGCCTTCTAAAAAACCTGTATTTATATTGCTGTTTTCTGTAACCCCTTTTTGGGTTCACTTTAAAACACAAAATAAGTTCCTCTTTCTGCACCTGTAAATTTTACTCGTTTTTCGACAAAAAACCAATATATGGATTATGGATTTTGTTTTGATTTTCAGTTTCCAGGTTGCACTTGAAATCCATCTATGTGCTCTCGAAATCCTTCGGTGGAATTTCCTTTGCGACAGTGAGAAGTGGTACGATTACTGTTAAGGCATCAATGGATATTAGGGGGACAGGTCCGGACGCTGGGGAGTCTGTGTCAGAAAGTGATGATGAAGAGAATTTGCTGTTTGAGAAACTTCCTCTTGATGCAAAGCTACAACAGAAGCTCGAGCAGAAGTTTAGGATGAAATTGGCAAAGAAGATAAGGCTTCGGAGAAAGAAACTTGTTCGTAAGCGGAGGATGAGGAAAAAGGGACAATGGCCTCCTTCAAAGGCAAAAAAAGTGAAGAATGTCTGATTTCGTGTCCTCTTGTAGGTATACTGCTGGCCCTTTTGCACCTAAttccatatatttcaattatgCAAGTTTTAATGTGTTATTTTGTTGATGAATATTCCTAGTTCCTACATGGTTCTGAAGTAAATTCCTGAAGCTCTGCAAGTTTAATGCAGGGTTTCCCTGGATAATTCGAGACGAAGTGCTTGGATGTGGTGAGTTTCAAGTGGCAAAAGAGTTAGATTAGGAACTATAGTGTTAGAATGAATAGGTGGTAACTAAACTGTATGTACTGTGCTTAAGTGTTATACGCCTGAAACAACTGCTGCTAAATCACATAAAAGATGGATTTGTGATAGGCTGATATACAACTAAAGATTATAGTCAATGTTGCTTGATGGGTTCAAATGGAACCATCCATTACCACTTGGGATTAAATTGTAGATGAGTTAAAGTTTAGTTGGTGGATTGATAGAGGGGAAATGATCTAGTCATTTTCAAAATTAGTAGAGGAAACTTTGCAAAGATGAGAATGCTGACATTTGAACTACTAGAAGCTTGATGGTCTTTGGCAATCCATTTCAGGGATTACATACATGAAATTAGCAACCTCTTGGGCTTGTTGGGAAcatatatgaaaattaaaattttgaactttTCAGTGAACCTGGTGCTCTGTCCTTGATGCACTTTGTGGTATTTCTTTGGTGAGTCAGTCTCTATTGAAGAAGCATAACTTCAAGTGGGGAATTACACTAAGAATTCATTCTTCATAAATTGATGccataattttttttgtattgtCCAAATTGTCAATAAAGTTAAAGGTTCAATTGGTCAAAGATTTGATGGCTTGTGTATTTAAATTGTAAATAATATCTATTAAGAGGCAGTTTGGAAATTTATGCAATGACCAATGTTTTTGGTTCCATTAATGTAGGAAGAAGCTGAGGGGATTCTAACGGTTATTATGCTAGTTTTACTTTAGATTGGTGTTGAGAATTAATTGCCTGATCTAGCCCATCCCTTTTGGTGCcatgaatttgataaaattttcaagtttaaatGGACAGGAACTATGAACTGGATAA comes from the Hevea brasiliensis isolate MT/VB/25A 57/8 chromosome 5, ASM3005281v1, whole genome shotgun sequence genome and includes:
- the LOC110671958 gene encoding 50S ribosomal protein 5 alpha, chloroplastic, whose protein sequence is MVMEKKIVYTPKWRLEMADRKDTQKKRMAVFAMSSPSPVLPSFCVSLPSSTKAFATFPVSRLHLKSIYVLSKSFGGISFATVRSGTITVKASMDIRGTGPDAGESVSESDDEENLLFEKLPLDAKLQQKLEQKFRMKLAKKIRLRRKKLVRKRRMRKKGQWPPSKAKKVKNV